A portion of the Motacilla alba alba isolate MOTALB_02 chromosome 19, Motacilla_alba_V1.0_pri, whole genome shotgun sequence genome contains these proteins:
- the LOC119709819 gene encoding transcription elongation factor SPT4-A isoform X2 — MAAISLETVPKDLRHLRACLLCSLVKTIDQFEYDGCDNCETYLQMKGNREMVYDCTSSSFDGIITMMSPEDSWVSKWQRISTFKPGVYAVSVTGRLPQGIVRELKSRGVAYKSRDTAIKT, encoded by the exons ATGGCCGCGATCTCGCTGGAGACCGTCCCCAAGGACCTGCGGCACCTGCGcgcctgcctgctctgctccctcgTCAAG ACCATCGACCAGTTCGAGTATGATGGCTGTGACAACTGTGAGACGTATCTGCAGATGAAGGGCAACCGCGAGATGGTCTATGACTGCACCAGCTCCTCCTTTGATGG GATCATCACCATGATGAGCCCTGAGGACAGCTGGGTCTCCAAGTGGCAGCGGATCA GTACCTTCAAGCCAGGTGTCTATGCAGTGTCTGTGACTGGCCGCCTGCCCCAAG GGATCGTCCGAGAGTTGAAGAGCCGTGGCGTGGCCTACAAGTCTCGGGACACAGCCATAAAAACCTGA